The genomic DNA GGGATACGATCATCTCTGCCACTTCTGATGGTGAGCGGAATCGGCTGGCATCTTCAACATGGTCGCTGTTATCCCAGAATGGTGTATTCATTCCCCCCATAAAGGCATTCACGATCCGGATCGGGCTCTCTTCATATTCTTTCTGAAGACTTTCACCGAATCCCCTGAGTGCAAATTTACTTGCCGCATAGAGCGATTCATTTTTCTTACCGCGGAGCCCCGCCGTCGAGATTACATTGATGACAGTGCACCTGGGATGGGGGACAGCTTCGATCAAGGCCTTTGTCAGGCGGATGGGACCAAACACGTTTGTTTCAAAGGTGGCGACCATTTCTTCGTCGGTGGATGATTCAAGTGGACCGAAATAACCCACCCCTGCATTATGGACGAGCAGTTCAATATCTCGCGCGCCCCATGTTGAAAGCGTATGTTCAATCTCAGATCGTGAGCGGACGTCCATGATGACATATGAAGCTTGCCCACCTGATGCAAGGATACTCTGGACAGTTTCTTTTAACGGCTGTTCCCTGCGGCCGACAAGAAGAATATCATATCCCTTTGCGCTGAGCTGTTTTGCAAGTTCTTTTCCTAACCCGGTGCCTCCACCAGTTATGACTGCTGTTCCCATGATGATCAATCCTTTCGGCGTATGTACTATTGTTGAGCAAATGGTGGATCGTCTGCGCTTTTCTTTTGGCTAGCTCCGTGCGCTTGGGGCTCGAGGTCATAAGCCGTGATGGCCAAAAAGGCAAAGGACGCCTTTCCGTCCATCCCGTCTTATGCTTGTCGCCCCAGAGCAAGCGCCCTCCGCTTTTCTATTGTCCAGCTCCGGCGGGTTGCCCCTCGAGGTCATAAGTCAAGGAACCCAAAAAGGCACAGAACGCCTTTCCGGGTTCCTCGCCTTATGCTTGTCGGGTCAGCCCAACCCGCCTCCGCTTTTCTTATTATACCATTTTCCTTATACTACAATAGTAGGGAGGAGTGAGGAAATGGATCAGGAGAGACGTTATAGTGAGATGACGGAGCATGAGTTGAATCAGGAGATTGCTTCGTTGAGGGAGAAGGCACGCAAGGCTGAGCAGCTGGGCATTGTGAATGAGTTTGCGGTGTTGGAGCGTAAGACGCTAATGG from Rossellomorea marisflavi includes the following:
- a CDS encoding SDR family NAD(P)-dependent oxidoreductase, which produces MGTAVITGGGTGLGKELAKQLSAKGYDILLVGRREQPLKETVQSILASGGQASYVIMDVRSRSEIEHTLSTWGARDIELLVHNAGVGYFGPLESSTDEEMVATFETNVFGPIRLTKALIEAVPHPRCTVINVISTAGLRGKKNESLYAASKFALRGFGESLQKEYEESPIRIVNAFMGGMNTPFWDNSDHVEDASRFRSPSEVAEMIVSQYTETEEIIIESKK